A window of the Rhizobium viscosum genome harbors these coding sequences:
- a CDS encoding nucleoside 2-deoxyribosyltransferase codes for MTKKVYLAGPEVFLPNAREILDRKAALAREAGLLPLSPGDLEIPHTNSKRERAAAINAVDEKMMIQADAIIANLTPFRGIAADTGTAFELGFMCASGKPVFAYTNVARDHSGRVSDLYGGAVAYDAEGRLRDPNGIAVEDFGLADNLMLHAGIERRGGVLIIGDAARDALYTDLAAFKTCLAVAVEKLR; via the coding sequence ATGACAAAAAAAGTTTATCTGGCCGGCCCGGAGGTCTTCCTTCCCAACGCCCGTGAAATCCTCGACCGGAAAGCAGCACTTGCCCGCGAGGCGGGACTTCTCCCGCTTTCGCCCGGCGATCTGGAAATCCCGCACACGAACTCGAAGCGGGAACGGGCCGCAGCGATAAACGCGGTGGACGAGAAGATGATGATCCAGGCTGACGCGATCATCGCCAATCTGACGCCCTTTCGTGGCATTGCCGCCGATACAGGGACGGCCTTCGAACTCGGCTTTATGTGCGCAAGCGGTAAGCCTGTATTCGCTTACACGAATGTGGCCCGCGATCACAGCGGACGAGTGAGCGATCTCTATGGCGGGGCCGTCGCCTATGATGCTGAAGGTCGACTGCGAGACCCGAACGGAATTGCAGTTGAGGATTTTGGTCTGGCCGACAATCTCATGCTGCACGCCGGGATTGAGCGACGCGGTGGCGTCCTTATCATCGGAGACGCGGCGCGGGATGCGCTCTATACGGACCTTGCCGCGTTCAAGACATGTCTCGCCGTCGCCGTTGAGAAGCTGCGCTAG
- a CDS encoding elongation factor G, which produces MRCFTVLGPSQTGKSTVVEKLGSLEGAPRKSKSPYGLNLTEFTFGNEAWCALDAPGPNEALAHVQHALLASDACILCVSSAPEEAVLAAPYLRIVEASGTPCILFVNRMDEPRGRLRDVIAALQDYANHTLLLRQIPIREGDRIVGSCDLISERAWRYREGQTSALIAIPESAAEREREARSELLEHLSEFDDWLLEELVEDREPTSDALYAISSRVLSENRIIPVLIGAAGHGNGMMRLMKALRHEAPPVGVLRQRLARAGNVDENKLTAVSFHAYHRQNIGKTVLVRVFGEGLRQGASLGGSSLGAVQDPANGRSNSAIVPAPGDIFATVKSDHLLVPSLLTSDATIAPPEWTEPPTPMLERILVPGSERDENKLSETLAKLSETDRGLVVLQEEGTGAQLVRAQGPVHLRDLCRTLSDVFHIDVTDRTPSPIYRETIAKPSEVHYRHRKQTGGAGQFADVKLRIRPNERGRGFTFSETVKGGVVPRNYIPAVEAGAREAMEKGPLGFQVIDVGVTLFDGQHHAVDSSEHAFRTASKMGVRQALSEGSAVLMQPVFRSEIHIPSVYSGSLVQIVSALKGQVLGFDRDETAKGWDIFRALIPGSALDDLARALRSATQGIGYFSKAFDHFEELYGKEADAIVRAHEEPGVAH; this is translated from the coding sequence ATGCGCTGCTTTACCGTGCTTGGACCCTCGCAGACCGGAAAATCAACAGTCGTGGAAAAGCTCGGCTCCTTGGAGGGGGCGCCGAGAAAATCCAAGTCCCCTTATGGATTGAACCTCACAGAATTCACCTTTGGAAACGAGGCGTGGTGTGCGCTGGATGCGCCAGGACCCAACGAAGCGTTGGCGCATGTACAGCACGCGCTTCTTGCCAGCGACGCCTGCATCCTGTGCGTTTCATCGGCACCCGAGGAGGCTGTGCTCGCCGCGCCCTATCTGCGGATAGTCGAAGCCTCGGGGACGCCGTGCATCCTCTTCGTCAACCGAATGGACGAACCGAGAGGGCGGCTGAGGGACGTGATCGCTGCGCTTCAAGACTACGCCAACCACACCCTTTTGCTTCGCCAGATCCCGATCCGCGAGGGAGACAGGATCGTAGGCAGTTGCGATCTGATTTCGGAACGGGCGTGGCGCTACCGGGAAGGCCAGACTTCGGCGCTGATCGCAATCCCCGAAAGCGCCGCCGAGCGCGAGCGCGAAGCGCGCAGCGAGCTCCTGGAACACTTGTCCGAATTCGATGACTGGCTTCTCGAGGAACTGGTCGAAGATCGCGAGCCAACCAGCGACGCGCTCTATGCCATCTCATCGCGGGTTCTCAGCGAAAACAGGATTATTCCAGTCCTGATCGGTGCCGCAGGTCACGGCAACGGCATGATGAGGCTGATGAAGGCGCTGCGTCACGAGGCGCCGCCGGTAGGGGTTCTTCGACAGCGCCTGGCTCGTGCGGGCAATGTCGATGAAAACAAGCTGACCGCCGTGAGCTTCCATGCCTATCATCGTCAGAATATCGGCAAGACGGTGCTGGTGCGTGTGTTTGGTGAGGGGCTGCGGCAAGGCGCATCACTGGGCGGCTCCAGCCTCGGTGCCGTGCAGGATCCCGCAAACGGACGGTCTAACTCGGCGATCGTGCCTGCACCAGGGGATATCTTCGCAACGGTCAAGTCCGACCACTTGCTCGTCCCGTCGCTATTGACATCAGACGCGACGATCGCTCCGCCCGAATGGACGGAGCCACCTACGCCGATGCTTGAAAGGATCCTGGTTCCCGGCAGCGAACGCGATGAAAACAAGCTCTCCGAAACGCTGGCAAAACTTTCCGAGACGGATCGCGGTCTTGTCGTTTTGCAGGAGGAAGGCACTGGCGCCCAGCTCGTCCGCGCCCAGGGCCCGGTACATCTGCGCGATCTCTGCCGGACCCTGTCCGACGTCTTCCACATCGACGTAACCGATCGAACGCCCAGCCCGATCTACCGCGAGACAATCGCGAAACCGTCCGAGGTTCACTACAGGCATCGCAAACAGACCGGCGGTGCCGGGCAATTCGCAGATGTGAAGCTGCGCATTCGCCCCAACGAGCGCGGCCGGGGCTTCACCTTCAGCGAAACCGTCAAGGGTGGCGTCGTTCCGCGCAACTACATCCCTGCCGTCGAAGCAGGCGCGCGCGAAGCGATGGAGAAAGGGCCGCTCGGCTTCCAGGTTATCGATGTCGGCGTAACGCTGTTCGATGGTCAGCACCATGCCGTCGACAGTTCGGAACACGCCTTCAGGACTGCGTCGAAAATGGGAGTGCGGCAGGCGCTTTCCGAAGGGTCGGCCGTTTTAATGCAACCGGTCTTCCGCAGCGAAATTCACATTCCGTCGGTCTATTCCGGCAGCCTCGTCCAGATCGTCTCCGCTCTCAAGGGCCAGGTTCTCGGCTTCGACCGGGATGAAACCGCTAAGGGATGGGACATCTTCCGGGCACTTATTCCAGGCAGCGCACTTGACGATCTGGCGCGGGCGCTGCGCTCGGCGACGCAGGGCATTGGTTACTTTTCCAAGGCCTTCGATCACTTCGAGGAGCTATACGGCAAGGAAGCGGACGCCATCGTGAGGGCACACGAGGAACCAGGCGTCGCGCACTGA
- a CDS encoding ISNCY family transposase, translating into MSCLITMSQKELHRLEVIQKIRDERLSVVRAAELLDLSRSQVHRLLQAYDLDGPAGLVSKKRSRPSNRRHSEEFRNAALDLIREHYLDFGPTLAREKLIELHRISVAKETLRQWMTEAGIWVSRRERKKRVFQPRGRRDCFGELVQIDGSHHWWFENRGPKCALLVYIDDATGKLLHLRFAGSENTFDYLHATKAYLQQWGKPLAFYSDKHGVFRSTHASEKDRTSGLTQFGRALYELNIDIICANTPQAKGRVERANQTLQDRLVKEMRLRGIDAIEDANAYVPEFIADFNARFGKPARNPKDMHRPLADHENLDGAMCRKEVRTLSQSLTLRYDKVLFILDPTEVSRPLAGQKVIVCDYPDGRLEIMHESFALPYRTFDTLRSVHRADVVDNKRLDDMLSVVAEMQAGREQQRSKSGPRRTGQTDHMFGIRDGSQGNGYQKRGRKPGRRTDFMNDPAVIARREKALLRQPAAE; encoded by the coding sequence ATGTCCTGCTTGATCACCATGTCGCAGAAAGAATTGCATCGCCTCGAAGTCATCCAGAAGATCCGTGACGAACGCCTGAGCGTTGTCCGGGCTGCCGAACTGCTCGACCTCAGTCGAAGTCAGGTGCATCGGCTGCTGCAGGCCTATGATCTGGATGGTCCAGCTGGGCTTGTTTCAAAGAAGCGATCACGGCCGAGCAATCGGCGCCATAGCGAGGAGTTTCGCAATGCAGCGCTGGATCTGATCCGCGAACACTATCTGGATTTCGGTCCGACACTGGCGCGCGAGAAGCTTATCGAGCTGCATCGGATATCAGTGGCCAAGGAGACGCTGCGGCAATGGATGACCGAGGCTGGCATCTGGGTTTCTCGCCGGGAACGCAAGAAGCGGGTTTTCCAGCCACGCGGTCGACGTGACTGCTTTGGCGAACTGGTGCAGATCGACGGGTCGCATCACTGGTGGTTCGAGAACCGCGGTCCCAAATGCGCCCTGCTCGTCTATATCGACGATGCCACCGGCAAGCTCTTACATCTTCGCTTTGCTGGCTCGGAGAACACGTTCGACTATCTGCATGCGACGAAGGCCTATCTGCAGCAATGGGGCAAGCCGCTGGCCTTCTACAGCGACAAACACGGTGTTTTTCGTTCGACCCATGCGTCCGAGAAAGACCGCACGAGCGGCCTGACACAGTTCGGTCGGGCGCTCTATGAGCTGAACATCGATATCATTTGCGCCAACACCCCGCAGGCCAAGGGCCGAGTGGAACGCGCCAACCAGACGCTGCAGGATCGGCTGGTGAAGGAGATGCGGCTTCGCGGTATCGACGCAATCGAGGATGCTAATGCCTATGTGCCTGAGTTCATTGCGGATTTCAACGCGCGTTTCGGCAAGCCAGCACGCAATCCGAAGGACATGCACCGGCCGCTGGCCGATCATGAGAACCTCGATGGCGCCATGTGCCGCAAGGAAGTGCGTACCCTGTCGCAGTCCCTGACACTGCGTTACGACAAGGTGCTGTTCATTCTCGATCCGACCGAGGTTTCCAGACCGTTGGCCGGCCAAAAGGTGATCGTTTGCGACTATCCGGACGGGCGGCTCGAGATCATGCACGAGAGCTTTGCCCTACCGTACAGAACTTTCGATACGTTACGCTCCGTGCATCGCGCGGATGTCGTCGATAACAAGCGGCTGGACGATATGCTGTCTGTTGTCGCCGAGATGCAGGCCGGGCGCGAGCAGCAGCGCAGCAAGAGCGGCCCCAGGCGCACCGGCCAGACGGATCATATGTTCGGCATTCGCGACGGCAGCCAAGGCAACGGCTATCAGAAGCGTGGCCGCAAGCCCGGTCGGCGGACGGATTTCATGAACGACCCGGCGGTGATTGCACGGCGAGAGAAAGCGTTATTGAGGCAGCCAGCGGCGGAATAA
- a CDS encoding slipin family protein, with translation MTMIGDFIFYIVAVVLLLIILANAIKILREYQRAVVFTLGRFTGVKGPGLILLVPYVQQMVRVDLRTRVLDVPSQDVISHDNVSVRVSAVIYFRVIDPEKSVIQVEDFMAATSQLAQTTLRSVLGKHDLDEMLAERDRLNEDIQRMLDAQTDAWGIKVANVEIKHVDINESMIRAIARQAEAERERRAKIINAEGEQQAAAKLVEAAEVLARQPLSMQLRYLSTLNVIAGENSSTIIFPFPMELIHLLDGKADKPTE, from the coding sequence ATGACTATGATTGGAGATTTCATCTTCTATATCGTCGCAGTCGTCCTGTTGCTGATCATCCTGGCGAATGCGATCAAAATCTTGCGCGAGTATCAGCGGGCCGTCGTCTTTACACTTGGCCGATTTACCGGCGTGAAAGGCCCCGGGTTGATCCTGCTTGTTCCCTACGTACAGCAAATGGTGCGGGTCGACCTGCGCACGCGCGTGCTCGACGTCCCCAGCCAGGACGTCATCTCCCATGACAACGTTTCGGTTCGAGTCAGCGCGGTGATTTACTTCAGGGTTATCGATCCGGAGAAGTCGGTGATTCAGGTCGAGGATTTCATGGCAGCCACGAGCCAGCTAGCCCAAACGACGTTGCGCTCGGTGCTTGGCAAACACGATCTCGACGAGATGCTCGCGGAACGCGACAGGCTCAACGAAGATATCCAGAGAATGCTCGACGCCCAAACAGACGCGTGGGGCATCAAAGTGGCCAATGTTGAGATCAAGCATGTCGACATCAACGAGTCGATGATCCGTGCGATTGCCAGGCAAGCTGAGGCAGAACGCGAGCGGCGGGCGAAAATCATAAATGCCGAGGGCGAGCAGCAAGCCGCAGCAAAGCTGGTGGAGGCGGCTGAAGTGCTGGCCAGACAACCGTTATCAATGCAGCTGCGCTACTTGAGCACGCTGAACGTTATTGCCGGGGAAAACAGTTCGACGATCATATTCCCGTTCCCCATGGAACTCATTCATCTCTTGGACGGCAAGGCAGACAAACCAACCGAATGA
- a CDS encoding NfeD family protein — protein MNIDRVTVRPRRYCREAIRIFALALIWGFAFLFSVAPTAGSERVALLLRLNGAVSPASADYVIRGIQLANDSKAALVILQMDTPGGLDTSMRDIVRAILASSVPVASYVAPSGARAASAGTYILYASHIAAMAPGTNLGAATPIALGGSGQDNGQNGDSKERQSRNAAEVKAVNDAAAYLRGLAELRNRNADWAEKAVRDAASLSSTAAEREKVIDFVAFTVGELMAKANGRTVRAGETDIRLDTTGLAVQSIEPDWRTRLLSVIADPNVALILMVIGIYGLIFEFLTPGAVVPGIVGGICLLLGLYALAMLPVSYAAVGLIVLAVALFVAEAHAPTFGVLGLSGAVALVLGAAILFDTDVPDLKVSRQVLVGIGVSGLAFSLIVVRLAFGARRRAVVTGAEQMIGISGKVSSWTGTTGYIVAHGERWSAASAEPLTDGDGVTVIARNGLTLEVTRDPRKNQRPQESKEERT, from the coding sequence ATGAATATTGATCGGGTGACCGTGCGGCCCCGGAGGTATTGCCGAGAGGCAATCCGTATTTTCGCTTTGGCATTGATCTGGGGTTTCGCATTCCTGTTTTCCGTCGCCCCGACAGCGGGCTCGGAACGCGTCGCTTTACTGCTGCGATTGAATGGCGCCGTCAGCCCCGCGTCCGCCGACTATGTGATACGCGGCATCCAGCTTGCCAACGATAGTAAAGCGGCGTTGGTCATCCTCCAAATGGATACGCCCGGCGGTCTCGATACGTCGATGCGAGACATCGTTCGGGCAATCCTTGCCTCGTCTGTGCCGGTCGCGAGCTACGTGGCTCCGAGCGGCGCCCGTGCGGCCAGTGCCGGCACTTACATCCTCTATGCAAGTCATATCGCCGCCATGGCGCCGGGCACTAATCTGGGCGCCGCAACGCCCATTGCTCTCGGTGGGAGCGGACAAGACAACGGCCAGAACGGCGACAGCAAGGAACGACAGTCGCGCAACGCTGCAGAGGTAAAGGCAGTGAACGACGCTGCTGCCTATCTTCGGGGGCTGGCCGAGTTGCGTAATCGCAACGCCGACTGGGCGGAAAAGGCGGTACGCGACGCAGCCAGTCTCTCTTCGACTGCGGCCGAACGCGAAAAAGTCATCGATTTCGTCGCGTTCACCGTCGGCGAACTGATGGCGAAAGCCAACGGTCGTACGGTACGGGCAGGAGAAACGGACATCCGGCTTGATACGACGGGCCTCGCTGTCCAGAGCATCGAGCCTGACTGGAGAACACGCCTGCTTTCGGTCATCGCTGACCCGAATGTCGCACTCATTCTGATGGTTATCGGCATTTACGGCCTGATATTCGAGTTTCTCACGCCCGGAGCGGTTGTCCCGGGAATAGTCGGCGGCATATGCCTGCTGCTCGGTCTCTACGCCTTGGCAATGCTACCGGTCAGCTATGCCGCCGTCGGCCTCATCGTGCTTGCGGTTGCTCTCTTTGTCGCGGAGGCGCATGCACCGACATTCGGGGTCCTCGGCCTTAGCGGTGCGGTCGCCCTCGTCCTGGGCGCAGCCATCCTCTTCGATACGGATGTGCCCGATCTGAAAGTGAGCCGACAGGTCCTGGTTGGTATCGGTGTTTCAGGCCTCGCCTTCAGCCTCATTGTCGTTCGCCTTGCATTCGGCGCGCGCCGGCGTGCCGTGGTGACCGGTGCGGAGCAGATGATCGGCATTTCAGGGAAAGTCTCCAGTTGGACGGGCACGACCGGCTACATTGTCGCGCACGGAGAGCGCTGGAGCGCCGCCTCCGCCGAACCGCTCACGGACGGAGACGGCGTGACGGTCATTGCCAGAAATGGGCTAACCCTCGAGGTCACGCGTGATCCCCGCAAGAATCAGCGACCTCAAGAAAGCAAGGAGGAGCGCACATGA
- a CDS encoding NUDIX hydrolase gives MLHDDAKSETFNAAVGAYVAQAGAICYRRDKKGRLEVLLVGSRRNGRWGVPKGHVENREASSRAATREAFEEAGVVGVIDEAVFGSFSYQKDTSTNVYTVTVHLLKVSKMVGRFPEKDIRKQRWFLLKDAVREAAQPSLRALLFKLENAGCVAAED, from the coding sequence ATGCTGCACGACGATGCCAAAAGCGAGACGTTCAACGCTGCCGTCGGCGCCTATGTCGCCCAGGCCGGAGCGATCTGCTATCGCCGCGACAAGAAGGGTCGCCTTGAAGTCCTTCTGGTCGGCAGTCGCCGCAACGGTCGGTGGGGCGTCCCGAAGGGGCATGTCGAAAACCGCGAGGCAAGCAGCCGCGCCGCCACCAGGGAAGCGTTCGAAGAGGCCGGGGTTGTCGGAGTGATCGACGAGGCGGTCTTCGGCAGCTTTTCCTATCAGAAGGACACGAGCACGAACGTCTACACCGTGACCGTCCATCTTCTGAAGGTGTCGAAGATGGTGGGCAGATTCCCTGAAAAGGACATCCGAAAGCAGCGGTGGTTCCTTCTGAAGGACGCCGTGCGCGAGGCAGCCCAGCCGAGCCTGCGAGCCCTGCTTTTCAAGCTTGAGAATGCTGGATGTGTGGCCGCGGAAGATTGA
- a CDS encoding CYTH and CHAD domain-containing protein, giving the protein MPSEIEIKLDLSNEALETLIGSDILGEPREVLRQHSIYFDTADRKLKQEGFSLRIRHTGDARVQTVKATGPAKSLFSRSEWETPIESDEPVLDLTSPLRSEFGADLEVDSLFEVLVERRAFDLEENRSKLEAVVDQGEVVSGCRQTLVRELEIELKDGGARDLFVFARKIDAVAPFRFGVLSKSERGYLLQDKEPFAHKAERLLLEHSVRPLAAFRTIAASCFRQFRLNEDILLGRRNPEALHQARVASRRLRSAFSLFKDILPGDVPARLQDELRWIAGVLGHARNVDVLLAKAKDADLRWKLKAVRKSTYDDAVDALESSRARAVMLDFNEWLYCSDFDKIADQAKAETAAEFAGKALERMRRKLKKHGQALADVDDEHRHQVRKDAKKLRYAAEFFASLFDDKRGARRYRKFTAAMEEMQDHLGELNDLVTGPDVLKQHGLSGHPAENTVLSHADKADLIAKAQDSIDEVLDTKRFWR; this is encoded by the coding sequence TTGCCGTCGGAAATCGAAATCAAGCTTGATCTGTCCAACGAAGCCCTCGAGACCCTCATTGGTTCCGATATTCTCGGAGAACCACGCGAGGTGCTCCGGCAGCATTCCATCTATTTCGACACTGCCGACCGCAAGTTGAAGCAGGAAGGCTTCTCACTTCGCATCAGGCATACGGGCGATGCTCGCGTGCAAACCGTCAAGGCGACCGGTCCGGCAAAATCGCTGTTTTCCCGATCGGAATGGGAGACGCCGATCGAGAGCGATGAACCCGTCCTGGACCTGACCAGCCCTCTCCGGAGCGAGTTCGGAGCCGACCTGGAGGTGGACTCCCTGTTCGAAGTACTTGTCGAACGGCGTGCCTTCGACCTCGAAGAGAACCGATCGAAATTGGAGGCTGTCGTCGATCAAGGCGAGGTGGTCTCTGGATGCCGCCAGACGCTCGTACGGGAACTCGAGATCGAGCTCAAGGACGGCGGTGCCAGGGATCTGTTTGTCTTCGCCCGGAAGATCGACGCAGTGGCGCCGTTCCGGTTCGGCGTCCTGTCGAAGTCCGAGCGGGGCTACCTGTTGCAGGATAAGGAGCCTTTCGCGCACAAGGCTGAGCGTCTGCTCCTTGAACACAGTGTCAGGCCGCTCGCCGCTTTCCGGACGATTGCCGCCTCCTGCTTCAGGCAGTTCCGCCTGAACGAGGACATCCTTCTCGGACGGCGTAATCCCGAAGCACTTCACCAGGCCCGCGTTGCCTCGCGGCGCCTGCGATCCGCCTTCTCGCTGTTCAAGGACATCCTGCCGGGCGACGTGCCGGCCAGGCTGCAGGACGAATTGCGCTGGATCGCCGGCGTCCTGGGCCATGCGCGCAACGTCGACGTCCTTCTGGCGAAGGCGAAGGACGCGGATCTGCGATGGAAACTCAAGGCTGTCCGCAAGAGCACCTACGACGACGCGGTCGACGCTCTGGAATCATCTCGCGCGCGTGCCGTGATGCTGGATTTCAACGAGTGGCTCTATTGTAGTGATTTCGACAAAATCGCCGACCAAGCCAAGGCCGAGACGGCGGCCGAATTCGCCGGCAAAGCTCTCGAGAGGATGCGCAGGAAGCTGAAGAAGCATGGTCAGGCGCTCGCCGATGTCGACGACGAGCATCGTCATCAGGTCCGAAAGGACGCTAAGAAGTTGCGTTACGCTGCGGAGTTCTTCGCATCGCTCTTCGACGACAAGCGCGGCGCCCGGCGATACCGCAAATTTACCGCGGCGATGGAGGAGATGCAGGATCACCTTGGAGAACTCAATGACCTTGTCACCGGCCCTGACGTTCTTAAGCAGCATGGTCTGTCGGGGCATCCGGCTGAAAATACTGTGCTCTCCCATGCCGACAAAGCCGACTTGATTGCCAAGGCGCAAGACTCGATAGACGAGGTGCTCGATACGAAGAGGTTCTGGAGATAG
- a CDS encoding Gfo/Idh/MocA family protein: MKVGIIGLGFRLGYLGYVFKAIDSSFEIVGYVDPDPAGLPGLTENGVSVGTAYGSPQELLASEKLDLLMIGSPNHMHLDHIRLGLEAGLKVFCEKPIVTTIAESIELAHLMAKFGHERLMVGLVLRYSPLYKDLRAIQAEGKLGQIVSIEASEHIEPYHGAFFMRDWRRYERYSGSFMLEKCCHDLDLYNGVVGARPERVASFGGRKSFIPANDPAREGINDLELFHRKPSGWMGSDKVFDSDADIIDYQVAIVEYANGVGMNFHTNLNVPDQFRRFAIMGSRGMAEGDFVRGYLDVHEQLTGNKIVENKYAATELSQHYGADEQMAADILQSVRTGSELPVSTLNALEAGILALAMDEARMKKAVIDLRPIWDRFDEALHARAA, from the coding sequence ATGAAAGTGGGAATCATAGGGCTGGGATTCCGGCTAGGCTATCTTGGCTATGTCTTCAAGGCTATCGACAGCAGCTTCGAAATCGTCGGTTACGTCGATCCGGATCCTGCGGGGCTTCCCGGACTGACGGAAAACGGGGTCTCTGTCGGCACGGCCTATGGTTCGCCGCAGGAGCTCCTCGCTTCCGAAAAGCTCGATCTCCTGATGATCGGCTCTCCCAACCACATGCATCTCGATCATATTCGCCTCGGTCTTGAGGCAGGCCTCAAGGTCTTCTGCGAAAAGCCGATCGTCACCACGATCGCCGAGAGCATCGAACTCGCCCACCTGATGGCAAAGTTCGGCCATGAAAGGCTGATGGTCGGTCTCGTGCTGCGCTACTCGCCTCTTTACAAGGATCTGCGCGCCATCCAGGCCGAAGGCAAGCTCGGCCAAATCGTCTCCATCGAAGCCTCCGAACATATCGAGCCCTATCACGGCGCCTTCTTCATGCGCGACTGGCGCCGCTACGAGCGCTATTCCGGCAGCTTCATGCTGGAGAAATGCTGCCACGACCTAGACCTTTATAATGGTGTGGTCGGCGCCCGCCCCGAACGTGTTGCAAGCTTCGGCGGCCGCAAGAGCTTTATCCCCGCCAACGACCCGGCGCGCGAAGGAATCAACGATCTGGAACTCTTCCACCGCAAGCCGAGCGGCTGGATGGGCTCGGACAAGGTGTTCGACAGCGATGCCGACATTATCGATTACCAGGTGGCGATCGTCGAATACGCCAACGGCGTCGGCATGAATTTCCACACCAACCTGAATGTTCCCGACCAGTTCCGCCGGTTCGCAATCATGGGCTCGCGCGGCATGGCCGAAGGCGACTTCGTCCGCGGCTATCTCGATGTCCACGAGCAGCTGACCGGCAACAAGATCGTTGAAAACAAATATGCCGCGACCGAACTGTCGCAGCATTACGGCGCCGATGAACAGATGGCAGCCGATATCCTGCAAAGCGTGCGCACCGGTTCGGAACTCCCGGTCTCCACGCTCAATGCATTGGAGGCAGGCATCCTGGCGCTCGCCATGGATGAGGCCCGCATGAAGAAGGCCGTGATCGACCTTCGTCCCATCTGGGACCGGTTCGACGAGGCGCTACACGCCAGAGCGGCCTGA
- a CDS encoding carbohydrate ABC transporter permease, with translation MSAQKSAVIFAWILLLPAVLYVLAIVAYPLVDTFILSFTDASLRKVTNWVGWANYEKIFNNTFAEVILRTFIWTFFSVALKMIIGTFGAAMLNAAVPGRSLFRLLTMPPWIVPMAIGIFMWGWMYNGQFGMISGLLQRFGLVDGPVAFLAYGSTAFWATIVTDVWIGVPLVTIYFLAAIQSIPKDLYEAAWTDGAGRWYRFRRITLPLMVPAIITMSMLSLIATFNSFDIIWILTQGGPSGETTTMIIDTYQTAIGSKKYGEGAARAVLICIFLSLFCFAYFRVTRRLNPEKRA, from the coding sequence ATGAGTGCTCAGAAAAGTGCCGTCATCTTCGCCTGGATCCTTCTCCTTCCTGCTGTCCTTTATGTGCTCGCGATCGTCGCCTATCCGCTGGTCGACACGTTCATCCTGTCGTTTACGGATGCATCGCTGCGTAAGGTGACGAACTGGGTCGGCTGGGCCAATTACGAAAAGATCTTCAACAACACTTTCGCGGAAGTCATTCTGCGAACCTTCATCTGGACCTTCTTTTCGGTCGCCCTGAAGATGATCATCGGCACGTTCGGTGCCGCAATGCTGAATGCTGCCGTACCCGGCCGGTCGCTGTTTCGACTGCTCACCATGCCGCCATGGATCGTGCCGATGGCTATCGGCATCTTCATGTGGGGCTGGATGTATAATGGCCAGTTCGGAATGATTTCCGGGTTGCTGCAGCGCTTCGGTCTCGTCGATGGCCCTGTCGCCTTCCTCGCCTATGGCAGCACTGCCTTCTGGGCGACGATCGTCACCGACGTCTGGATCGGCGTGCCGCTGGTGACGATCTACTTCCTCGCCGCAATCCAGTCGATCCCGAAGGATCTCTACGAAGCAGCATGGACCGACGGCGCCGGCCGCTGGTACCGTTTCCGCCGCATCACGCTGCCGCTGATGGTTCCCGCCATCATCACCATGTCGATGCTGTCGCTGATTGCGACGTTCAATTCCTTCGACATTATCTGGATCCTGACGCAGGGTGGTCCAAGCGGCGAAACGACGACGATGATCATCGATACCTATCAGACGGCGATTGGCTCGAAGAAATATGGCGAAGGGGCAGCGCGTGCGGTGCTGATCTGCATCTTCCTGTCGCTCTTCTGCTTCGCCTATTTCCGTGTCACCCGCCGCCTGAACCCGGAGAAGCGCGCATGA